In one Aromatoleum aromaticum EbN1 genomic region, the following are encoded:
- a CDS encoding DUF2782 domain-containing protein, protein MRRTLIVLLMAVAAPVAAQRPPQLEPIPEPPPIPPGMSDESLEPEVTILKRGEDTVQEYRIRGRLYMVKVTPPHGVPYYLVDHEGNGVMARQDVMPTLSVPMWVIKSW, encoded by the coding sequence ATGCGCCGCACCCTGATCGTCCTGCTGATGGCCGTCGCCGCCCCGGTTGCCGCCCAGCGGCCGCCGCAACTCGAACCGATTCCCGAACCGCCACCGATTCCGCCGGGCATGAGCGACGAATCGCTCGAACCGGAAGTCACCATCCTCAAGCGTGGCGAAGACACGGTGCAGGAATACCGCATCCGCGGCCGGCTCTATATGGTCAAGGTGACGCCGCCGCACGGCGTGCCCTACTACCTCGTCGACCACGAAGGCAACGGCGTCATGGCGCGCCAGGACGTCATGCCGACGCTGTCGGTGCCGATGTGGGTCATCAAGTCCTGGTGA
- a CDS encoding TIGR00730 family Rossman fold protein, whose translation MTAKEKIPISAPSSTVPRFNARESWRIFGIMAEFVEATERLNAIRPAVSIFGSARTPPDHMYYMLTERISRLLSDAGFAVISGGGPGIMEAANKGAYFGKSPSIGLNIQLPLEQAANPYQDISQTFQHFFARKFMFVKFASAYVVLPGGFGTLDELMEAMTLIQTGKSRNIPIILVHEPFWRGLLDWFRDRLIAERMINPADLDLIQLIDKPEDVVEAIFKHYETRGFLPLPEEHELMLNL comes from the coding sequence ATGACGGCGAAAGAAAAAATCCCCATCAGTGCCCCGAGCAGCACAGTCCCGCGCTTCAATGCGCGCGAGTCGTGGCGAATCTTCGGAATTATGGCAGAGTTCGTCGAGGCGACCGAACGCCTCAACGCGATCCGCCCGGCGGTGTCGATCTTCGGCAGCGCGCGCACGCCGCCCGACCACATGTACTACATGCTCACCGAGCGCATCAGCCGGCTGCTGTCGGACGCGGGCTTCGCGGTGATCTCCGGGGGCGGCCCGGGCATCATGGAAGCAGCGAACAAGGGCGCGTATTTCGGCAAGAGCCCGTCGATCGGGCTCAACATCCAGCTGCCGCTGGAACAGGCGGCGAATCCGTACCAGGACATCTCGCAGACTTTCCAGCACTTCTTCGCGCGCAAGTTCATGTTCGTCAAGTTCGCCTCGGCCTACGTCGTGCTGCCCGGCGGCTTCGGCACGCTCGACGAGCTGATGGAAGCGATGACGCTGATCCAGACGGGAAAAAGCCGCAACATCCCGATCATCCTCGTTCATGAACCGTTCTGGAGAGGGTTGCTCGACTGGTTCCGCGACCGCCTCATTGCCGAACGCATGATCAACCCGGCGGACCTCGACCTCATCCAGCTGATCGACAAGCCCGAAGACGTCGTCGAGGCGATCTTCAAGCATTACGAAACCCGCGGCTTCCTGCCGCTGCCCGAAGAGCACGAGCTGATGCTGAACCTGTGA
- a CDS encoding homoserine kinase, with protein MSVFTPVSTEELSPWLGRYAVGRLVGLQGISAGVQNSNFFVTTTLGRYVLTLFEGIPRAELPFYLHLMAHLARHGLPVPAPIADRDNEYLGTLSGRPAALVRRLSGHSEMTPGADHCARVGAMLAGLHLAGLSYGRRQDNPRGAAWRDVAAARVRPFLPADEQALLDAELAFQEGVADDRLPQGVIHADLFRDNVLWDDGLIGGVIDFYFAGHDALLFDVAVTVNDWCTTPGGELDPSRAEALLAAYHAERPFEAAERDAWPAMLRGAALRFWLSRAEDFHLPKAGEMVLVKPPAEYRDILRRHIAAPHSLPV; from the coding sequence ATGTCCGTCTTCACTCCCGTCTCGACCGAGGAGCTGTCCCCGTGGCTCGGCCGCTATGCGGTCGGCCGGCTGGTCGGGCTGCAGGGCATCTCGGCGGGCGTGCAGAACAGCAACTTCTTCGTCACGACGACGCTCGGCCGCTACGTGCTGACGCTGTTCGAGGGTATCCCGCGCGCCGAGCTGCCGTTCTACCTGCACCTGATGGCCCACCTCGCGCGTCACGGCCTGCCGGTGCCGGCGCCGATCGCCGACCGCGACAACGAATACCTCGGCACCCTCAGCGGCCGTCCGGCCGCGCTCGTGAGAAGGCTCTCCGGGCATTCCGAGATGACGCCCGGCGCGGACCACTGCGCCCGCGTCGGCGCGATGCTCGCCGGGCTGCACCTGGCGGGCCTTTCGTACGGCCGCAGGCAGGACAACCCGCGCGGCGCAGCCTGGCGCGATGTTGCGGCGGCACGCGTGCGTCCGTTCCTGCCGGCCGACGAGCAGGCGCTGCTCGACGCCGAACTCGCATTCCAGGAGGGCGTCGCGGACGACCGCCTGCCGCAGGGCGTGATCCACGCCGATCTCTTCCGCGACAACGTGCTGTGGGACGACGGCCTGATCGGCGGCGTCATCGATTTCTATTTCGCCGGCCATGACGCGCTGCTGTTCGACGTCGCCGTCACCGTCAATGACTGGTGCACAACGCCTGGCGGCGAACTCGACCCGTCCCGCGCCGAAGCGCTGCTCGCCGCCTACCACGCCGAGCGCCCGTTCGAAGCCGCGGAGCGCGACGCGTGGCCGGCGATGCTGCGCGGCGCAGCGCTGCGGTTCTGGCTGTCGCGCGCCGAGGACTTCCATCTGCCGAAAGCGGGCGAAATGGTGCTCGTCAAGCCGCCTGCCGAGTACCGCGACATCCTGCGGCGGCACATTGCCGCCCCCCACTCCCTCCCTGTCTGA